In endosymbiont of unidentified scaly snail isolate Monju, the following are encoded in one genomic region:
- a CDS encoding methyl-accepting chemotaxis protein: protein MKLGSKLLLMVGLPVVVMALVAVQLVIGSIDEAERAGHMEKLLTLSEMDAKLLNALQTEEQASSVFLDSRGKRGKDTLLEAVAETDRTLAAYRAARDALGTPDSPRLERRIAAIDETLAAALDIRPRVMAARTRAYKVRHLFEPAERALLDLLDTVPWESPDKDVAAQSEVFSLLERLKWLGRREQELLQRTFANDQFVGRDFVTFSHIMGQRKELSSRLLEMAGPEVIEAYRALTESVDGKAVEAMRQKAFEASDYGAFAISPEEWTAASARVSEALDALATRVEKQAREMEHQMLVDADRALWSTVGLLLAASLGTGLIGFVVLRNVRSGISQAVDSALRIAEGDLEQRLEAHSDDEIGDLLRALSRMQTELKKRIDREAEIAAANLRIRRALDNVSVPVTVSNEENALIYFNKAAEALFREMAPAWRKTAPDFDVDKLIGQPLSRYFQQGDFKRAYTAKLEDERVIEGEIAERQMRLVASPVYDEDGNYQGRVTQWHDRTVELAEAEEERRRLEQERRVAAENQRIRTSLDNASSNVMLADNDGRIIYLNRNAQALFEEMEDDLRRDLPQFDARALMGASIDVFHKRPEHQRQLLAGLKDTHVADIEVGGRHMRITATPVIDEDGTRLGTTVEWLDRTQEVAVEREIDTLVEAARRGDLGQRIVLDGKQRFFRQLGQGFNALLDELSDVFETIGDVMSRMSSGQLDVRIEKEYQGTFRQVRDDINTTLERLADVIERLMRIGGEVDTAASEISSGNANLSARTEQQASSLEETASSMEELTSTVRNNAENARQADQLAASARQLAERGGDVVRQAIEAMQQIDASSNEIAEIIGVIDEIAFQTNLLALNASVEAARAGEQGRGFAVVATEVRNLASRSADAAKEVKDLIRDSVEKVNVGSELVNASGETLGEIVDSVKKVGDIVAEISAASAEQAAGIDQVNRAVNAMDEVTQQNAALAEETAAASQAMSENAREMRNVLAFFKGVKVTPVAAPSSSPAPRPSVQPPPPRPAAPPREITAAADDEEEWEEF from the coding sequence ATGAAACTGGGAAGCAAGCTGTTGCTGATGGTGGGGCTGCCGGTAGTGGTCATGGCCCTGGTCGCCGTCCAGTTGGTGATCGGCTCGATCGACGAGGCAGAACGTGCCGGACACATGGAGAAGCTGCTGACCCTGTCGGAGATGGATGCCAAGCTGTTGAATGCCTTGCAGACCGAGGAGCAGGCGAGCAGTGTCTTTCTCGACAGCCGTGGCAAGCGTGGGAAGGATACCTTGCTCGAGGCAGTAGCCGAGACCGACCGTACGCTGGCTGCATACCGGGCAGCGCGCGATGCCCTCGGCACGCCAGATTCACCCCGCCTGGAACGACGTATTGCAGCCATCGACGAGACTCTGGCTGCGGCGCTCGATATTCGTCCCCGGGTGATGGCGGCCAGAACTCGGGCCTACAAGGTCCGGCATCTGTTTGAACCGGCTGAGCGTGCGTTGCTCGACCTGCTCGACACCGTTCCCTGGGAGAGTCCGGACAAGGACGTGGCTGCCCAGTCCGAAGTGTTTTCCCTGCTCGAGCGCTTGAAGTGGCTGGGGCGTCGTGAGCAGGAGCTGCTGCAGCGTACCTTTGCCAATGATCAGTTCGTGGGACGTGATTTCGTCACCTTCAGCCACATCATGGGCCAGCGCAAGGAGCTGTCCTCCCGCTTGCTCGAGATGGCAGGCCCCGAGGTGATCGAAGCCTACCGGGCGCTGACCGAGAGTGTGGACGGCAAGGCCGTCGAGGCAATGCGGCAAAAGGCATTCGAGGCTTCCGATTACGGTGCCTTTGCCATTTCACCGGAAGAATGGACGGCGGCATCGGCCCGGGTGTCGGAGGCGCTCGATGCATTGGCTACCCGGGTAGAGAAGCAGGCGCGGGAGATGGAACACCAGATGCTGGTGGACGCGGATCGCGCGCTGTGGTCGACCGTCGGCCTGTTGCTGGCGGCCTCCCTCGGCACGGGACTCATCGGGTTCGTGGTGTTGCGCAATGTGCGTTCCGGGATTTCGCAGGCTGTGGATTCGGCGTTGCGCATCGCCGAAGGTGATCTGGAACAGCGACTGGAGGCGCATTCCGATGATGAGATCGGCGACCTGCTGCGTGCCCTGTCGCGCATGCAGACCGAACTCAAGAAACGGATCGATCGCGAGGCAGAGATTGCTGCGGCCAACCTGCGCATCCGTCGCGCACTGGACAATGTCTCGGTTCCGGTGACCGTGTCCAACGAAGAGAATGCACTGATCTATTTCAACAAGGCGGCCGAGGCCTTGTTCCGGGAGATGGCACCGGCCTGGCGCAAGACTGCCCCGGACTTCGATGTCGACAAGCTGATCGGGCAGCCGCTGTCCCGCTACTTCCAGCAGGGCGACTTCAAGCGCGCCTATACGGCCAAGCTCGAAGACGAACGGGTGATAGAGGGCGAGATCGCCGAACGCCAGATGCGTCTGGTAGCCAGCCCGGTGTACGACGAGGACGGCAATTATCAGGGACGTGTCACCCAGTGGCACGATCGAACGGTCGAGTTGGCCGAGGCCGAGGAAGAACGGCGTCGGCTGGAACAGGAGCGCCGCGTAGCGGCCGAGAACCAGCGTATCCGCACCTCGCTGGACAATGCCAGCAGCAACGTCATGCTGGCCGACAATGATGGTCGCATCATCTATCTCAACCGCAATGCGCAGGCCCTGTTCGAGGAGATGGAGGATGACCTGCGCCGTGACCTGCCGCAGTTCGATGCCAGGGCCCTGATGGGTGCCAGCATCGATGTGTTCCACAAGCGCCCGGAACACCAGCGCCAGCTGCTCGCCGGCCTCAAGGATACTCACGTGGCGGACATCGAGGTGGGCGGACGGCACATGCGCATCACCGCCACGCCGGTGATCGACGAGGACGGCACCCGACTCGGCACGACCGTGGAATGGCTCGATCGCACCCAGGAGGTCGCAGTAGAGCGCGAGATCGACACCCTGGTCGAGGCGGCGCGCCGTGGCGACCTCGGGCAACGCATCGTGCTCGATGGAAAGCAGAGGTTCTTCCGCCAGCTCGGGCAAGGCTTCAATGCCCTCCTGGATGAATTGTCGGACGTGTTCGAGACCATCGGCGATGTCATGAGCCGGATGTCGTCGGGACAACTCGATGTGCGCATCGAGAAGGAATACCAGGGCACCTTCCGGCAGGTACGTGATGACATCAATACCACGCTCGAACGCCTGGCTGATGTGATCGAACGTCTGATGCGTATCGGGGGGGAAGTCGATACCGCCGCCAGCGAGATTTCTTCGGGCAACGCCAATCTGTCGGCGCGTACCGAGCAGCAGGCCTCGAGCCTGGAAGAGACGGCGTCGAGCATGGAGGAACTGACCTCCACGGTGCGCAACAATGCCGAGAATGCGCGCCAGGCCGACCAGCTGGCGGCCAGTGCCCGGCAACTGGCGGAACGCGGGGGCGACGTGGTGCGCCAGGCGATCGAGGCCATGCAACAGATCGATGCCTCGTCCAACGAGATTGCCGAGATCATCGGGGTGATCGACGAGATTGCCTTCCAGACCAACCTGCTGGCTCTCAATGCCTCGGTCGAGGCTGCGCGCGCAGGTGAACAAGGGCGTGGCTTCGCCGTGGTGGCCACCGAGGTGCGCAACCTGGCCTCGCGCTCTGCCGATGCCGCCAAGGAGGTCAAGGACCTCATTCGTGACAGCGTGGAGAAGGTGAACGTCGGTTCCGAGCTGGTCAACGCCTCCGGCGAGACGTTGGGCGAGATCGTGGATTCGGTCAAGAAGGTGGGTGACATCGTGGCCGAGATCTCGGCGGCCAGCGCCGAGCAGGCTGCCGGTATCGACCAGGTGAACCGTGCGGTGAACGCCATGGACGAGGTGACACAACAGAATGCCGCACTGGCCGAGGAGACGGCTGCCGCCTCCCAGGCGATGAGCGAGAACGCGCGCGAGATGCGTAATGTCCTCGCCTTCTTCAAGGGCGTGAAGGTGACGCCGGTGGCGGCCCCATCCTCATCCCCTGCACCTCGGCCGAGTGTGCAGCCGCCGCCGCCGCGTCCGGCTGCGCCACCGCGCGAGATCACGGCAGCGGCAGACGACGAGGAGGAGTGGGAAGAGTTCTGA
- a CDS encoding PAS domain-containing protein — translation MKINEPCTDREIPFPEDQMLVSKTDAKGVITYANLAFVKISGFSEAELIGSSHNIVRHPDMPREAFRDLWDTVRQGDTWTGLVKNRAKNGDYYWVKANVTPIHLPDGRVEYMSVRTKPTEEEKRAAERLYADVREGRAKLPTTESQMSFWTLERILLLGGGGVLASVLALFAMVAAGMPAAWLYAGLSMVLAFGVSAAWLLKRHVVEPLEAGSAKLHELLRDNYFDWMSVRHKGAVGRILQSIRSAQVKIGFEVLDNRRLADIGLVTRTAVDNVSTNVMMADPEFNIIYMNRSVQKMFEEAEEDLREALPGFDASDILGKNIDIFHRNPAHQRAILESLDGTYQAEIHVGRRILEVIANPVINEAGERLGTVVEWRDLTEVRAAEEAEARAREEAERRAMENLRIRTALDNVSSCVMMADNDNRIIYMNETVRAMFKDAEADIRKELPGFDADKLLGSSIDDFHKNPAHQQRLIEALDRRLNSEIRIGGRVFRFIANPVVSADGERIGIAVEWLDRTREVAVEQELEGIVAAARSGNLDQRVSLEGKEGFFKHLAIGINALLDDLKLVIEEVDGSHAGHGRR, via the coding sequence ATGAAAATCAACGAGCCTTGTACCGACAGGGAGATCCCCTTTCCGGAAGATCAGATGCTGGTCAGCAAGACCGACGCCAAGGGCGTCATCACCTATGCCAACCTGGCTTTTGTCAAGATCAGCGGTTTCTCCGAGGCCGAGCTGATCGGCAGCAGCCATAACATCGTGCGTCACCCCGACATGCCGCGCGAGGCCTTCCGTGACCTCTGGGACACGGTACGCCAGGGCGATACCTGGACCGGGCTGGTGAAGAATCGCGCGAAAAATGGCGACTATTACTGGGTGAAGGCCAACGTCACGCCCATCCATCTGCCCGATGGCCGTGTCGAATACATGTCGGTACGCACCAAACCGACCGAAGAGGAAAAGCGTGCTGCCGAGCGTCTGTATGCCGATGTGCGCGAGGGTCGCGCCAAGCTGCCCACTACCGAGAGCCAGATGAGCTTCTGGACTCTGGAGCGCATTCTCCTGCTGGGTGGGGGCGGAGTGCTCGCCTCGGTGCTGGCCCTGTTCGCCATGGTGGCCGCCGGCATGCCGGCGGCCTGGCTGTATGCCGGCCTGTCGATGGTGCTGGCTTTCGGTGTTTCCGCGGCCTGGTTGCTCAAGCGCCATGTGGTCGAGCCGCTGGAGGCGGGAAGCGCCAAGCTGCACGAGCTGCTGCGTGACAACTACTTCGACTGGATGAGTGTGCGCCACAAGGGCGCGGTCGGGCGCATCCTGCAATCGATCCGCTCGGCCCAGGTGAAGATCGGCTTCGAGGTGCTGGACAATCGCCGCCTCGCCGACATCGGCCTGGTGACCCGCACCGCGGTGGACAATGTCAGCACCAACGTGATGATGGCTGATCCCGAGTTCAACATCATCTACATGAACCGCTCGGTGCAGAAGATGTTCGAGGAGGCCGAGGAAGACCTGCGCGAGGCCCTGCCGGGCTTCGACGCCAGCGACATCCTCGGCAAGAACATCGACATCTTCCATCGCAACCCGGCGCATCAGCGCGCTATCCTGGAGTCCCTGGACGGTACCTACCAGGCCGAGATCCATGTCGGCCGGCGTATTCTCGAGGTGATCGCCAACCCTGTGATCAACGAAGCCGGCGAGCGCCTCGGCACTGTGGTCGAGTGGCGCGACCTGACCGAGGTCCGTGCCGCCGAGGAGGCCGAGGCGCGGGCACGGGAAGAGGCGGAGCGCCGGGCGATGGAGAACCTGCGCATCCGCACCGCGCTCGACAATGTCTCGAGCTGCGTGATGATGGCGGACAACGACAACCGCATCATCTACATGAACGAGACTGTGCGGGCCATGTTCAAGGATGCCGAGGCAGACATTCGCAAGGAACTGCCAGGCTTCGACGCCGACAAGCTGCTGGGTTCGAGCATCGACGACTTCCACAAGAACCCCGCGCACCAGCAGCGCCTGATCGAGGCACTGGACCGCCGTCTCAATTCCGAGATCCGTATCGGTGGGCGGGTGTTCCGCTTCATCGCCAACCCGGTGGTATCGGCCGACGGTGAGCGCATCGGCATCGCGGTGGAATGGCTGGATCGCACTCGCGAGGTCGCGGTGGAACAGGAGCTGGAGGGTATCGTTGCTGCCGCACGCAGCGGCAACCTCGATCAGCGTGTGTCGCTGGAAGGCAAGGAAGGATTCTTCAAGCACCTGGCGATCGGCATCAATGCCCTGCTCGACGATCTCAAACTGGTGATCGAGGAGGTGGATGGCAGCCATGCAGGCCATGGCCGCAGGTGA